In Deinococcus radiotolerans, the genomic stretch ACCTTCAGACCGCCCAACACGCCAACGTTCATGCAGCCTTCATAGGACCCGATGTGCACACACCCTGCGACCCGTCAGCGGGTACGCTGCCCCAGTCGGCCCAACTTCTCTTCTTCCTGCACTCGGGGGTTCACCCCAGGGGGTCCCATGACGCTGCCTCGACTTCTTCCCATTTCCCTCTCCCTCAGCCTCCTGCTCGGCGCCTGCAGTCAGACTCCCGCCCAGCCGACCCCAGCGCCCAGCGCCACCCAACCCGCGGTCTCCCCCGTGCAGAGCCGGACCAACGACGCCCTGCGCGCGTTCGCCCAGCAGCTCGCGCGGTCCATGACCGACCCGGCCGTCCGCACCCTGATCGCACAGGAAACCGCCCGGCAGTTCGACGGTGACACCGAAGCCCTCTACAGCACCCTGGCCCCCATGGCGGCCGGCCCCCAGTCCTTCGCGCAGGCCCTGAGTACCGGCGTCGGCGCCCAGAACCTGCGTGACCTCACGTCCCGCGTCCCCAACCTGCAGGTCGCGGTCCGGGGTGCCGCCTGGGACGCCGCCCGCACGGTGCCCTGGGTGGCCGTCGCTCAGGAGGGCGGAGACGAGTTCGCCCCCGTGACCGCCTACGACGCTCAGGGGAACGCCCATGTGCTCGACGGCCGGACCGCTCCAGATCGGCCGGTCGTGGTGGTGGGTGTCAACGAGCGCGTGGATGCCAGCGGGCAGGTCGTGCAGTCCGCGCCCGTCCCGGCGGCCACGCTGGCCGCGCAGGGCTGCTACCAGGTCAAACTCGTGCGCGTCGACCTGTACAACGACATGGAACCCTGGACCAAAGGCAAAGCGGAAATCTGGGTGGCGGTCAAGGGCTCCGGCATCGGCTGGCACGGCCAGCTCACCATGATCACTGAACCCGGCGATTACCTGGACGCCATCCAGGTGTTCGGCTGCACCGACAGTGACGTGCGGTTCTACTGGTACGAGAAGGACGGCACGAACCTCGACTTCGAAATCTCAGTCGACGGGTACGGCTTCGGCATCAAGATCGATGACAGCAACGATTTCCTGGGCAGCACCACGATGCGCAAGGCCCTGTTTGAAGGCACCACGGTGGACAAGGTGAACCTCGGGAACCTCTCCCAGTACACCCACTGACCCGCGCAGTGAGGGGGGTGGAACCGGACGCGCCCGCCCCCGCCTAGACGGTCCGTCGAACAAGGCCCGAGGGGGCCGCACACCAGAACGGGCTGACCCGCGCGTGCTTGGCGAGCGGGAGGGGTCAGGCTCTATCCCCTCGCCCACTTGATGGTTCGTCCCGTTGAGGACCCCATCATCGAAGAGAAGGCCCTAAACGATGAGGAACGTCACGCCCGCGCATCAGGGCGTGACGGTTTCTCTTGTTGTGCTCCCAGTGCTGGACCGGTGCATGCACGGGCGCATCGGTCAGCAGCCGTAACAGGGCCGGTCATCGCCCGGCACGGGCGTGTGCAGAAGGGCCAGGAGGTCCGCACGCGCCACCTGGCCGCCAGGAACGTGCCCGGCGACGTCCACGGGGGTGAGGCCCAGCAGCAGGGCCAGTTCGGGCACACTCAGGTGATCGCTGCCGTGCTGGGCGACCTGCCAGCGCACGGCGGGCCGCACCCCCTCAGGCAGGTGCGCCAGGAGGACGGTCACGCGGAGTCCGGTGACCGTGCGCCCGCGGGCAGGGTGTCATAGAAGATGGCGTTCGCCGCCTGCATGGCCGCCATGGCGCCGCCCGCCACGGCGAACGCGATCTGATTGCCGGTGGTGACGTCCCCGCAGGCGTACACGCCCGGCACGGTCGTCATCTGCTGCGCGTCCACCGTGATGCCCGCCGGCGTCACCACACAGCCCAGCGCCTGGGCCAGCTCCGCACGCAGGGCCCGGCCCCATGCGCGTACAGCACGTCCCGGTCCACCGCCAGCCCACTCGCGAAGGTCAGGGTCACGCCGCCCCCCGCCCCGCCGTCCACGCGGACCAGGGGTTCCTCGATCAGGGTCACGCCCTGCGCGCTCAGCACGGCCCGGTGCTCGGCCGTCAGGGCCGCCACGCCGTCCGTGCAGACCAACACGTCCCGGGTGATCTTCTGGTGGTACAGCACCCGCTGCACACCACTCAGGCCACTCAAGCCCGGCAGGTACACCGCAATCTGACCGCCCCGCAACTCCCAGCCGTAACAGTACGGGCAGTGGTGCACGCCCCGGCCCCACTGCTCGCGCAGGCCCGCGGGCGTCTCGGGCAGCACGTCCCGCACGCCCGTCGCCAGGATCACCTTCCTGGCCCGCACCTCCTGTCCGTCCGAGAGGACCGCCGTGAAGTGATCACCGTGCCCTGTCAGGGCGGTCACCTCCGCCTCGATCACCGGGAAGTTGTACGGGCGCAGGTCATCCCGCGCTTCAGCCAGGATCGCGGCCGGGCTCTGCCGGTCGTGGGCGAACACCCCGCCCGCGTGCGGGCTGGGCGCGTTCCGGCTCGGGCCGCTCGTGACGAGCACGCCCCGCTTCAGGCCGCGCGCGGTGTACAGCGCGGCACTGAGTCCCGCGAAGCCGACCCCGACGATCAGGACGTCCAGCAGCGCAGGAGCCGCGTGCACACCGGGCTCCTCGGGGGTCTCGGGGGAGGCGTGTGGGGTCTGGACGTTCAGGTGGGCGGTCAGCAGGGCGATCAGGTCCAGGTTCGCCTGGTCGTGCGGGGACATGCCGCGCAGCATCGCACACGCCGGATGGACGCGTCGCCGCACCTGAAGGCGCCCCGCCAACCTGATCGGGTGCCCCACCCAGACGGTCCAACGGGACACCCGAGCCGGGATCACTCAGCGCGGTGCGCCCAACACGATCGTGGCGCAGCCGGGCGCGTAGGCGGCGCGGCGCACCTCGACCGTCCATCCGGACTGCCGGAACACCGCGGCCTCCTGTTCAATCCGCGCGTCGGCCTGAACCAGATACGGTTCGTACGTGAGCAGCAGTTGGCCGGTCGTCACCATCCGCCAGTGCTTCACGTGATCCCGGATCGTGGGCCGCCGGTCCGGGAAAGCGTGCAGGACGGCGTATTCCAGTCGATCCAGGGTGTCCCTCTCTCGTCGGCTCAGGGCGGCGGAGCACCGACCATCCACGCCGGAGGCGTTGATGAACGCGTCGTATCGGGGCGCCTGGACCGCGGTATCCTCGGCGCCCTGGATACTCCAGGGCAGGGCCGCCCGCGCTTCCCGCATCAACAGGCGCGGAAAGGCGTGCTGTGCCTTATACGTGAAGCACTCAGGGACCGTTAAGGTCCGGGTGAAGGTCACCCAGTCCAGCTGGGACGCTGGCGTGTACTTGTTTCGGGTTACGGTGCCGCGCGGCGCACAGTGGTGCAGGGTCTCCCACCAGGCCTGAATGTCGTCCGGTCGGGCGTCTGGCCCGAGTGTTGGCAGCGGCATCGCCGGAGCGGCGCCATCGATCCGCAGGCCGGTCCCTCGGGCCCATGTCAGGGTGCGCGCCTGACGCAGTTGACGGTGCAGGGCGGCGCTGATGGTGTCCGGAAGCGGCAGCAGCGGCCAGGGGGTCGCCAGGTGCACGCGGCGGTCGACGAACACACCCGGGTGATTCACGAAGCGCGGCACGTACCGGTCCTCCCGGGCGAACAGCGTGGACTCTGCCGCCCCGGGACGTGCGTCTGCAGGCCCTTCGGGACGCGCCACGACAGCCCCACGGGTGAGAGAGGGGACAGGCACGCCTGCGTGGGCCGTGTCGCTGAGGAGGGCCACGGCCGCCTGCGCCCAGTCGAGGTCCACGGCGTTCCCG encodes the following:
- a CDS encoding DUF3103 family protein, translating into MTLPRLLPISLSLSLLLGACSQTPAQPTPAPSATQPAVSPVQSRTNDALRAFAQQLARSMTDPAVRTLIAQETARQFDGDTEALYSTLAPMAAGPQSFAQALSTGVGAQNLRDLTSRVPNLQVAVRGAAWDAARTVPWVAVAQEGGDEFAPVTAYDAQGNAHVLDGRTAPDRPVVVVGVNERVDASGQVVQSAPVPAATLAAQGCYQVKLVRVDLYNDMEPWTKGKAEIWVAVKGSGIGWHGQLTMITEPGDYLDAIQVFGCTDSDVRFYWYEKDGTNLDFEISVDGYGFGIKIDDSNDFLGSTTMRKALFEGTTVDKVNLGNLSQYTH
- a CDS encoding NAD(P)/FAD-dependent oxidoreductase, whose protein sequence is MSPHDQANLDLIALLTAHLNVQTPHASPETPEEPGVHAAPALLDVLIVGVGFAGLSAALYTARGLKRGVLVTSGPSRNAPSPHAGGVFAHDRQSPAAILAEARDDLRPYNFPVIEAEVTALTGHGDHFTAVLSDGQEVRARKVILATGVRDVLPETPAGLREQWGRGVHHCPYCYGWELRGGQIAVYLPGLSGLSGVQRVLYHQKITRDVLVCTDGVAALTAEHRAVLSAQGVTLIEEPLVRVDGGAGGGVTLTFASGLAVDRDVLYAHGAGPCVRSWPRRWAVW